Below is a window of Bacillota bacterium DNA.
GGGACGCCTCCTCTGGCGACCGGACCAGCTGCTGGACTGGGCGGTCTGGCTTCTCGGCGGCTTCCACCCCAGCCGTCCCGTCACCGCCCTCTACGTCCAGGTGCCCGCCATGGCCGAACTGGACCCCGAGCAGCTGACCCAGCAGGCGCCCGAGATCCACCCGCCGCTCCGCCCCGCCCCGCGCCCCGACGTCAGCCGCGTGGCGCCCCCCTCGCCCGTCCAGGTGCCGTCGGCGCCGGTGGTGCTCATCTACCACACCCACGCCAGCGAGTCGTTCTACCCGGCGCTGGGCGCCTCCGTCCCCGGCGGCCCCTTCACCCAGGACACGAGCAAGAACGTGGTGGCCGTGGGCGACGAGTTGGCCGCGCAGCTGCAGGAGCGGTACGGCATCCCGGTCCTCCATCTGCGCACCATCTTCGACGCCGGAGGAAGGGACGGCGCCTACGCGGTCAGCGAGGCGGGCGTGCGCGCGGCGCTGCAGAAGTACCCCTCGGTGCGGGTGCTGATCGACCTCCACCGCGACGCCGCTCCGCGCCAGGCGACCACCACGCTGGTCGGCGGGAGGGCGACTGCGCGGCTCCTCTTCGTCTGGGCCACCGGCACCGCCCAGCTCCCCAACCCGTACGCGGCCCAGGACCGGGCCTTCGAGGACGCCCTGGCGCGGGCGGT
It encodes the following:
- a CDS encoding stage II sporulation protein P, which produces MAWKRLAVIDLRRRGSLGAAARVLPPGRRRAPRRRRGGGGGFLAWLLSVVAAAAILVAAGPAVGLLPQPSALLGGPGSLAAPEGTGSPGLSAAPGVSEPALSPDVRRAPAWLETLTRLGLPFLDAFDRAGRLLWRPDQLLDWAVWLLGGFHPSRPVTALYVQVPAMAELDPEQLTQQAPEIHPPLRPAPRPDVSRVAPPSPVQVPSAPVVLIYHTHASESFYPALGASVPGGPFTQDTSKNVVAVGDELAAQLQERYGIPVLHLRTIFDAGGRDGAYAVSEAGVRAALQKYPSVRVLIDLHRDAAPRQATTTLVGGRATARLLFVWATGTAQLPNPYAAQDRAFEDALARAVLAAAPADAGSPSIVRQLSDGDSDPLTFAAQARYNQHLLPHSALVEVGGQENTLPEEFRAADLLARAIAQVVRQEGLLAPAGG